The following proteins are encoded in a genomic region of Chryseobacterium cucumeris:
- a CDS encoding DUF3060 domain-containing protein, protein MKNIKTAGILTFLLLGTATAFSQSRKTESTKGVEKTEGNKVVHVEGVGHTLNYTLSGGVVEVEGGDNKLTVKGSAKKVTISGTGNKIYIDKVDKISMEGGDNTVYYRTSGTKSGKPDVSITGVGNKVVKQ, encoded by the coding sequence ATGAAGAATATTAAAACCGCAGGAATTCTTACTTTCCTGTTGCTGGGAACAGCTACTGCTTTCTCACAATCAAGAAAAACAGAATCTACAAAAGGTGTGGAGAAAACCGAAGGCAATAAAGTGGTACATGTAGAAGGTGTAGGACATACACTCAATTATACACTCAGCGGAGGCGTTGTTGAGGTAGAAGGTGGTGATAACAAGCTTACGGTAAAAGGGAGTGCAAAAAAAGTTACAATCTCAGGAACAGGTAACAAAATATACATCGATAAAGTAGACAAAATATCCATGGAAGGTGGTGATAACACCGTTTACTACAGAACTTCAGGAACAAAATCAGGGAAACCGGATGTTTCTATTACTGGAGTGGGAAATAAGGTTGTAAAACAATAA
- a CDS encoding choice-of-anchor I family protein: MINNYLLKGSVIAAFFFQSGLFGQTLIHYWNFNDNASAATITTPNSTMVNGSLAPITGGTSVIDFAGGTGQNFSLQNLNARNGDGSGAHLRFNNPIGGALQFNLPTTGYNNIIVKFTTRRSGQGAGTQTWSYSTDGTTFVQFQTVYPQDADPQLITLDFSAVPGANNNPNFKLKVEFSATGGGTGGNNRFDNFTVDAVPAGGPDTTPPTVTYLPAHNTNNASTALNPTLSFNENIRLTDNSAINDSNAQNLIDFRLGNSSGTPIPFTTTFTNNTITVIPASGLVPGQTYYLALKPNVVEDFSDNGITTVTSTTFTTAGTTVALEKNFIKVNENAGNLAFKINITNPSASAVNLVVKPAPFSTADNNDFTLANQTINISPSTTSYTVNIPIIDDTVAEQQAEYFVVSLENPVGATISGDNSATVYIVDNDKQAPVPSHQIQLNYLLSFDPSGNNNSSTEIVVHDPSTQRLFTISSITDVFDIIDFSNPSIPSVIKTVNMAPYGGITSIAVKNGIIAAASPNTDPQQNGSVVFFDINGNFLKQVTVGALPDMVTFSPDGTKVVTANEGEPNDAYTADPEGTISIIDISGGIGNLTQSNVATLNFNSFDNQVAALTATGLRKVRTNNTLSQDLEPEYITISADSQKAWVTLQENNAIAEINLVTKTITGIWGLGKKDMSIPGNGFDASDSNGEVLIANWPVKAYYVPDAVQNYKIGNTNYIITANEGDEKDLSGFSERTTVGANSYTLDPVLFPNAGILKAAYNLGRFRVSSATGNTDGDSEFEEMAALGARSFSIFNADTKQIVYDSGDQFERYISAYHPLIFNADNESNGIKNRSRAKGPEPEGVALGNINGQTYAFITLERTGGVMVYNITNPNNPTFTDYKHSRSTSAYGGDNGPEGIIYIAPENTTTNKGYVIVANEISGTLSMYEVAMPATLGTGEIKSEQATFNVFPNPVNKGNTLYFNRKQDYELYDMSGKLIGKEKNALTINTSTLSTGVYLVKTSEGQIKRVIVK, encoded by the coding sequence ATGATCAACAATTACCTATTAAAAGGGTCTGTGATTGCCGCATTCTTCTTTCAGAGCGGTCTTTTCGGGCAGACACTGATTCATTACTGGAATTTTAATGATAATGCTTCTGCAGCCACAATTACGACCCCTAATTCTACGATGGTAAATGGTTCTCTTGCACCTATAACAGGAGGAACGAGTGTTATTGATTTTGCCGGAGGTACCGGACAGAATTTTAGTCTGCAAAATTTAAATGCAAGAAACGGTGATGGCTCCGGAGCCCATTTAAGATTCAACAATCCGATTGGAGGAGCTTTACAGTTTAATCTTCCTACAACGGGCTATAATAACATCATTGTTAAGTTCACCACCAGAAGATCCGGTCAGGGAGCAGGAACACAGACCTGGTCTTATTCAACAGACGGAACTACTTTTGTACAGTTTCAGACCGTGTATCCTCAGGATGCAGATCCCCAGCTGATAACACTCGATTTTTCTGCTGTACCGGGTGCTAATAACAACCCTAACTTTAAATTAAAGGTAGAATTTTCGGCAACAGGAGGAGGAACAGGCGGGAACAACCGTTTTGATAACTTTACAGTAGATGCCGTTCCTGCGGGAGGCCCTGATACTACTCCACCAACGGTTACTTATTTACCTGCTCACAATACCAATAATGCTTCGACGGCTTTAAATCCGACCTTATCTTTTAACGAAAATATAAGGCTAACAGATAATTCTGCGATCAACGATTCCAATGCACAGAACCTTATTGATTTCCGTCTGGGAAATTCTTCAGGTACCCCAATTCCTTTCACTACAACATTCACTAACAATACCATCACTGTAATTCCTGCTTCCGGACTTGTGCCGGGGCAGACCTATTATTTAGCGCTTAAGCCCAATGTGGTTGAAGATTTCAGTGATAACGGAATTACAACTGTCACTTCCACTACTTTTACTACTGCCGGAACAACAGTTGCTTTAGAAAAGAATTTTATTAAGGTTAATGAAAATGCGGGAAATCTTGCATTTAAAATCAATATTACCAATCCTTCGGCTTCTGCGGTAAACCTTGTTGTAAAACCCGCACCTTTCAGTACAGCTGACAACAATGATTTTACTTTAGCCAATCAGACTATTAACATTAGTCCATCTACAACGAGTTACACCGTCAATATTCCGATTATTGATGACACAGTGGCAGAACAGCAGGCTGAATATTTTGTGGTAAGCCTTGAAAATCCTGTTGGAGCTACTATTTCAGGAGACAATTCCGCAACCGTTTATATTGTAGATAATGATAAGCAGGCTCCGGTTCCTTCCCATCAGATTCAGCTGAATTATCTTCTAAGTTTTGATCCTTCAGGAAATAATAACAGTTCTACGGAAATTGTGGTTCATGATCCGTCAACACAACGCTTATTCACGATCAGTTCGATTACTGATGTATTTGATATTATTGATTTCAGTAATCCTTCAATACCTTCAGTCATAAAAACAGTGAATATGGCTCCTTATGGCGGTATCACAAGTATCGCTGTGAAAAACGGAATCATTGCAGCCGCCTCTCCCAATACTGATCCCCAGCAAAATGGATCTGTAGTATTTTTTGACATCAATGGAAATTTCCTGAAGCAGGTAACTGTAGGAGCTTTACCGGATATGGTGACATTCTCCCCTGACGGAACAAAAGTAGTTACCGCCAATGAAGGAGAACCTAATGATGCCTATACGGCAGATCCTGAAGGAACCATCAGCATCATTGATATTTCCGGAGGTATCGGAAATCTTACCCAAAGTAATGTAGCGACACTTAATTTTAATAGTTTTGATAATCAGGTAGCAGCATTAACCGCTACCGGTTTAAGAAAAGTAAGAACGAATAATACCCTTTCTCAGGATCTGGAACCGGAATATATAACCATCAGTGCCGACAGTCAGAAAGCATGGGTAACTCTTCAGGAAAACAATGCCATCGCTGAGATTAATCTGGTTACAAAAACCATCACAGGAATCTGGGGATTGGGAAAAAAAGACATGAGTATTCCGGGTAACGGTTTTGATGCCTCAGATAGTAATGGAGAGGTTTTAATTGCCAACTGGCCGGTAAAAGCTTACTATGTTCCGGACGCTGTACAGAATTATAAAATAGGAAACACCAATTATATTATAACCGCTAATGAAGGTGATGAAAAAGATCTTTCAGGATTCAGCGAAAGAACTACAGTAGGTGCTAACAGTTATACTTTAGATCCTGTATTGTTTCCGAATGCAGGTATTTTAAAAGCGGCTTATAATCTTGGCAGATTCAGGGTTTCATCTGCTACAGGAAATACGGATGGAGATTCGGAGTTTGAAGAAATGGCGGCTTTAGGAGCACGTTCTTTCTCTATTTTCAATGCTGATACTAAACAGATTGTCTACGACAGCGGAGATCAGTTTGAAAGATATATTTCAGCTTACCATCCTTTAATTTTCAATGCTGATAATGAGTCTAACGGTATTAAAAACAGAAGCCGCGCCAAAGGTCCGGAACCGGAAGGAGTTGCTTTAGGAAACATCAACGGACAGACGTATGCTTTCATCACACTGGAAAGAACCGGAGGTGTTATGGTTTATAATATTACGAACCCTAATAACCCTACGTTTACAGATTACAAACATTCCCGTTCTACTTCAGCATACGGAGGAGACAATGGTCCTGAAGGAATCATTTACATTGCCCCTGAAAATACAACAACCAATAAAGGGTATGTGATCGTTGCGAATGAGATCAGCGGAACTTTATCCATGTATGAAGTAGCCATGCCTGCTACGCTTGGAACAGGTGAGATAAAATCTGAACAGGCAACCTTCAATGTATTTCCAAACCCTGTCAACAAAGGAAATACACTTTATTTCAACAGAAAACAGGATTACGAATTGTACGATATGTCCGGAAAATTGATCGGAAAAGAAAAGAATGCTTTAACAATCAATACTTCTACGCTTTCTACCGGTGTTTATCTGGTAAAAACTTCAGAAGGACAGATCAAGAGAGTTATTGTAAAGTAA
- a CDS encoding NAD-dependent epimerase/dehydratase family protein has translation MNPIKIILTGATGMVGEGVLMECLENPDVSEILSISRKPSGKTYPKLKEYLVPDFLSLDLNDEKLKGYDACFFCAGISSIGMNEEEYTQITYDTTLHFAKAVLNQNPEMVFNYVSGAGTDSTESGKMMWARVKGKTENDLKRMNFRGAYNFRPGFMKPVEGQINVKWFFKPFIWIFPVFFQSKSLTLHEVGRAMINVTQKGYPTSTLEIRDIKNLAL, from the coding sequence ATGAACCCAATCAAAATAATTCTTACAGGAGCTACGGGAATGGTAGGCGAAGGTGTTTTAATGGAATGTCTTGAAAACCCGGATGTTTCCGAAATCCTGAGCATAAGCAGAAAACCCTCCGGGAAAACGTATCCTAAGCTGAAAGAATATCTCGTCCCTGACTTTCTTTCGCTCGATCTGAATGATGAAAAACTAAAAGGTTATGATGCCTGCTTTTTCTGTGCAGGAATTAGCAGTATAGGCATGAACGAAGAAGAATACACCCAAATCACTTATGATACAACCCTTCATTTTGCAAAAGCTGTTTTGAACCAAAATCCTGAAATGGTGTTCAACTATGTTTCCGGGGCAGGTACAGACAGCACAGAGAGTGGAAAAATGATGTGGGCCCGTGTAAAAGGAAAAACAGAAAATGATCTGAAAAGAATGAATTTCAGAGGCGCTTATAATTTCCGTCCGGGATTTATGAAACCTGTTGAGGGTCAAATCAATGTAAAATGGTTTTTTAAACCTTTTATTTGGATTTTTCCTGTATTTTTTCAGTCAAAATCATTAACTTTACACGAAGTGGGTAGAGCAATGATCAATGTGACACAAAAGGGATACCCTACATCTACTTTAGAAATTAGAGATATTAAAAATTTAGCGCTATGA